The following proteins come from a genomic window of Pseudomonas sp. MAG733B:
- a CDS encoding TraR/DksA family transcriptional regulator, whose product MTKDKLLAMPADDYMNAEQHAFFSELLQNMKVETHERIEQNRIAIESLDTPADPADAASVEEERTWLVNAIDRDQRMLPQLEQALERIKEDSFGWCDDSGEAIGLKRLLISPTTKYCIEAQERHEQIDKHQRQA is encoded by the coding sequence ATGACAAAGGACAAGTTGCTGGCCATGCCGGCGGATGACTACATGAATGCCGAGCAACATGCTTTTTTCTCCGAGCTGTTGCAGAACATGAAAGTCGAAACCCATGAGCGCATCGAACAGAACCGCATCGCCATCGAGAGCCTGGACACCCCGGCTGACCCGGCTGACGCGGCTTCCGTTGAAGAAGAGCGCACCTGGCTGGTAAACGCGATCGATCGCGACCAGCGCATGCTGCCTCAGTTGGAACAAGCCCTAGAACGCATCAAGGAAGACAGCTTTGGCTGGTGCGACGACAGCGGCGAGGCAATCGGCCTCAAGCGCCTGCTGATCAGCCCGACCACCAAGTACTGCATCGAAGCTCAAGAGCGTCACGAGCAGATCGACAAGCACCAGCGTCAGGCCTGA
- a CDS encoding K+/H+ antiporter subunit F — protein sequence MSALLSNAILFSLFLFSVAMILTLIRLFRGPSAQDRVLALDYLYIIAMLMMLALGIRYASDTYFEAALLIALFGFVGSFALAKFLLRGEVIE from the coding sequence ATGAGCGCCCTGCTGTCGAACGCGATTCTGTTCAGTCTGTTCCTGTTTTCCGTGGCGATGATCCTGACCCTGATCCGCCTGTTCAGAGGCCCGTCCGCCCAGGACCGGGTCCTGGCGCTGGATTACCTGTACATCATCGCGATGCTGATGATGCTGGCGCTGGGCATTCGCTATGCCAGTGACACGTATTTTGAAGCGGCGCTGCTGATCGCGCTGTTCGGCTTCGTCGGCTCGTTTGCCCTGGCGAAATTCCTGCTGCGCGGCGAGGTGATCGAATGA
- a CDS encoding Na+/H+ antiporter subunit E yields MKRLFPAPWLSLALWLLWLVLNVSMSPGNLMLGAALGFCAPLMMRKLRPLPIRIRRPGTILRLFLLVGRDVVVSNLAVAWGVLNAGRRPPRSRFIKVPLDLRDANGLATLSMICTVVPGTVWSELALDRSILLLHVFDLDDEALFIEHFKTTYERPLMEIFE; encoded by the coding sequence ATGAAGCGCCTGTTTCCTGCACCATGGTTGTCGCTGGCCCTGTGGTTGTTGTGGCTGGTGCTGAACGTGTCGATGAGCCCCGGCAATCTGATGCTGGGCGCTGCGCTGGGCTTTTGTGCGCCGTTGATGATGCGCAAGTTACGCCCGCTGCCGATCCGTATTCGTCGCCCCGGCACCATCCTTCGTCTGTTCCTCCTCGTCGGGCGTGACGTGGTGGTCTCCAATCTGGCAGTGGCCTGGGGCGTGCTCAACGCTGGCCGCCGTCCACCGCGATCGCGGTTCATCAAGGTGCCGCTGGACCTGCGCGATGCCAACGGCCTGGCGACCCTGTCGATGATCTGCACCGTGGTGCCCGGCACCGTCTGGTCGGAGCTGGCACTGGACCGCAGCATTCTGTTGCTGCACGTCTTCGATCTGGATGACGAAGCGCTGTTCATTGAACACTTCAAGACGACCTACGAGCGTCCGCTAATGGAGATCTTCGAATGA
- a CDS encoding glutathione S-transferase, producing MKLIGMLDSPYVRRVAISAKRLGIVLEHESVSVFRHFEHFQQINPVVKAPTLVLDDGEVLMDSTLIIDYLEALAGQDRSLMPADLEQRRRSLRLIGLALAASEKSVQLYYERNLRPAEIQYELWVERVEGQLAAAYSALERELEKQPLNTDGEIDQAGITVAVAWSFTRYVVPDQVTDVQFPRIAAFTAYAEGLPDFLSTPID from the coding sequence ATGAAGCTGATCGGCATGCTGGATTCGCCCTATGTAAGACGCGTCGCCATTTCTGCCAAACGCTTGGGCATCGTGCTGGAGCACGAATCGGTATCGGTGTTTCGCCACTTCGAACACTTCCAGCAGATCAACCCGGTGGTCAAGGCGCCCACGCTGGTGCTGGATGACGGTGAAGTGTTGATGGATTCGACGCTGATCATCGACTACCTGGAAGCACTGGCCGGCCAGGACCGCAGCTTGATGCCTGCGGACCTCGAACAGCGCCGGCGCTCGTTGCGCCTGATTGGCCTGGCATTGGCCGCCAGTGAAAAATCGGTGCAGCTATATTACGAGCGCAACTTGCGACCGGCGGAGATTCAGTACGAACTGTGGGTTGAGCGAGTTGAAGGGCAATTGGCGGCGGCGTATTCGGCGTTGGAACGGGAGTTGGAGAAGCAACCGCTGAACACTGACGGAGAGATTGATCAGGCGGGTATCACGGTGGCTGTGGCGTGGAGTTTTACCCGATATGTGGTGCCGGATCAGGTAACGGATGTGCAGTTTCCCCGGATTGCTGCGTTTACTGCTTATGCCGAGGGGCTTCCGGACTTTTTAAGCACTCCGATTGACTGA
- a CDS encoding methyl-accepting chemotaxis protein has translation MTRDESLVAAMPAPVFLPKNRWLTPTLQSIALVLLLCGMTLGGWSLYLGLPVAVLVVWLPRLRSRAPSESAPADTSSAISTLTRDLSYTTSHNALSAAGVAFSVKQLADKLQSQLGAAAQIVSNAEVMIATEQATSTLSREALCAASEAHQSGAAGRTELVESIARMHQLSQRANSSRELIEALSLRSDDIQRVTLVIQSIASQTNLLALNAAIEAARAGEHGRGFAVVADEVRGLAARTATATGEVGEMVADIQQRTAQVVEQIRQLSSDLDTGVEQVEHTGQHLENIARLAASVESQVGEIARGADTNREQLDSLFHAIEQMRSDLAISDQQTRRLAEAAVQMEGQAETISERLAEVGLDDYHQRIYDLAREGASQIAARFEADIEAGRISLDDLFDRNYQAIPDTVPAKYQTRFDRYTDQVLPSIQEPLLPRHEGLVFAIACTQQGYVPTHNQVFSQPLTGDVQVDTLQNRTKRKFADRTGIRCGSHQQAVLLQTYTRDTGELMHDLSVPIMLKGRHWGGLRLGYKPEKPR, from the coding sequence ATGACGAGAGACGAGTCTCTGGTTGCGGCAATGCCTGCACCAGTGTTTTTGCCGAAAAACCGCTGGCTGACACCCACGCTGCAAAGCATCGCCCTGGTGCTGTTGCTGTGTGGAATGACCCTCGGCGGCTGGTCGCTTTACCTCGGCCTGCCAGTGGCCGTACTGGTTGTCTGGCTACCACGCTTGCGCTCACGCGCACCCTCAGAATCCGCTCCTGCCGATACATCCAGCGCCATCTCCACGTTAACCCGCGATCTTTCCTACACCACCAGCCATAACGCGCTGTCGGCCGCCGGTGTGGCTTTTTCCGTCAAGCAACTGGCTGACAAGCTGCAATCGCAGCTCGGCGCGGCGGCACAAATTGTCAGCAATGCCGAAGTCATGATCGCCACTGAACAAGCCACCTCGACCCTAAGTCGTGAAGCCCTTTGTGCTGCGAGCGAGGCGCATCAGAGCGGTGCGGCAGGGCGGACCGAGTTGGTCGAATCGATTGCGCGCATGCATCAGCTCAGCCAACGCGCCAACAGCAGCCGTGAGCTGATCGAAGCCCTGAGCCTGCGCAGCGATGATATCCAGCGCGTGACCCTGGTGATCCAGTCCATCGCCAGCCAGACCAACCTGCTGGCCTTGAACGCGGCAATCGAAGCGGCGCGGGCCGGGGAACACGGCCGTGGCTTCGCGGTGGTGGCTGACGAGGTTCGCGGACTCGCCGCGCGCACGGCGACCGCGACCGGTGAAGTCGGGGAGATGGTGGCCGACATCCAGCAACGCACCGCGCAAGTGGTGGAGCAGATCCGCCAACTGTCCAGCGACCTCGACACCGGCGTCGAGCAGGTCGAGCACACCGGTCAGCACCTGGAAAACATTGCCCGGCTGGCGGCCAGCGTCGAAAGCCAGGTCGGGGAAATCGCCCGAGGTGCGGACACCAACCGCGAACAACTCGACAGCCTGTTTCACGCCATTGAACAGATGCGCAGCGACCTGGCCATCAGCGATCAACAGACCCGGCGCCTGGCCGAAGCCGCCGTGCAGATGGAAGGCCAGGCCGAAACCATCAGCGAACGCCTCGCCGAAGTGGGGCTCGATGATTATCACCAGCGGATCTACGACCTCGCTCGGGAAGGCGCGAGCCAGATCGCGGCGCGTTTCGAAGCGGACATCGAAGCCGGGCGTATCAGCCTCGACGATTTGTTCGACCGAAATTATCAGGCGATCCCCGATACCGTTCCGGCGAAATACCAGACGCGTTTCGATCGCTACACCGATCAGGTCCTGCCGTCGATTCAGGAACCGTTGTTGCCCCGACATGAAGGCCTGGTGTTCGCCATCGCCTGTACTCAGCAGGGCTACGTGCCGACCCACAACCAAGTCTTCAGCCAGCCGCTGACCGGCGACGTGCAGGTCGATACCCTGCAAAACCGCACTAAACGCAAATTCGCCGACCGCACCGGCATTCGCTGTGGCAGTCATCAGCAGGCGGTATTGCTGCAAACCTACACCCGCGATACCGGTGAACTGATGCACGACCTGTCGGTGCCGATCATGCTCAAGGGCAGGCATTGGGGAGGCTTGCGCTTGGGCTACAAGCCGGAGAAACCTCGTTAG
- a CDS encoding DUF2789 domain-containing protein, producing MESPTHDLKGLFDQLGLDSTQKAIDDFIASHSPLPDDKKLIDAEFWTPQQAGFLKEQLREDADWARVVDDLNLRMHQIH from the coding sequence ATGGAATCACCGACCCACGATTTGAAAGGTTTGTTCGACCAGCTCGGCCTGGACTCCACCCAGAAAGCTATCGACGATTTCATTGCCAGCCATTCACCGCTGCCCGACGACAAAAAACTCATCGATGCCGAGTTCTGGACGCCGCAACAGGCAGGTTTCCTAAAAGAACAACTGCGTGAAGATGCCGACTGGGCGCGGGTGGTCGACGACCTCAACCTGCGCATGCACCAGATTCACTAA
- a CDS encoding Na+/H+ antiporter subunit C — protein MEEVIAIAIGVLAASGVWLILRPRTFQVVMGLCLLSYGVNLFIFSMGSLFIGKEPIIKDGVPQDLLHYTDPLPQALVLTAIVISFAMTALFLVVLLASRGLTGTDHVDGREPKE, from the coding sequence ATGGAAGAAGTCATCGCAATCGCCATCGGTGTTCTGGCCGCGTCCGGCGTGTGGCTGATCCTGCGTCCACGGACGTTCCAGGTGGTCATGGGCCTGTGCCTGCTGTCCTACGGCGTCAACCTGTTCATCTTCAGCATGGGCAGCCTGTTCATCGGCAAGGAGCCGATCATCAAGGACGGCGTGCCGCAGGACCTGCTGCACTACACCGACCCGCTCCCGCAAGCGCTGGTGCTGACCGCAATCGTCATCAGCTTCGCCATGACCGCGCTGTTCCTGGTGGTCTTGCTGGCCTCCCGGGGCCTGACCGGCACCGACCATGTGGATGGCCGGGAGCCTAAAGAATGA
- a CDS encoding Na+/H+ antiporter subunit G, which produces MNAELSLWVEIPVAILLVLGGLFALIGATGLLRMKDYFQRMHPPALASTLGAWCVALASIIYFSALKSGPVLHAWLIPILLAITVPVTTLLLARAALFRKRMAGDDVPAEVSSRRTESGS; this is translated from the coding sequence ATGAACGCTGAACTGTCTCTATGGGTGGAAATCCCGGTGGCGATCCTGCTGGTGCTCGGCGGTCTGTTCGCGCTGATCGGCGCCACCGGGTTGCTGCGCATGAAGGATTATTTCCAGCGCATGCACCCGCCGGCGCTGGCCTCGACGTTGGGCGCGTGGTGCGTGGCGCTGGCTTCGATCATCTACTTTTCGGCACTCAAGTCCGGGCCGGTGCTGCATGCCTGGCTGATTCCGATCCTGTTGGCGATTACGGTGCCTGTGACCACATTGCTGCTGGCGCGGGCGGCGCTTTTTCGTAAGCGCATGGCGGGGGATGATGTGCCGGCTGAGGTGAGTAGTCGGCGGACTGAGAGCGGGAGTTAG
- a CDS encoding DUF3995 domain-containing protein: MTFALAQWLVTIFAAIALVHVYWALGGEWAAVAAVPQVPHEGSTQLRPAFKPRGWLTLLVAAALLVIALLVCLRVGWWLPQVDHQVLQWVISAIALLLFARAIGDSELVGFFKEVKGSRFARWDTWVYSPLCVVLGSGLLAVAWI; this comes from the coding sequence ATGACCTTTGCGTTGGCTCAATGGCTGGTGACGATATTTGCGGCGATTGCTCTGGTACACGTTTACTGGGCGCTGGGGGGCGAATGGGCTGCCGTAGCAGCCGTTCCTCAAGTGCCGCATGAAGGCAGCACGCAACTGCGCCCGGCCTTCAAGCCGCGAGGCTGGCTCACGCTGCTGGTGGCGGCTGCCCTGTTGGTAATTGCCCTGTTGGTGTGTTTGCGCGTCGGCTGGTGGCTGCCACAGGTGGATCATCAAGTGTTGCAGTGGGTGATCAGCGCCATCGCGCTTCTGTTATTCGCCCGGGCGATTGGCGATTCGGAACTGGTGGGGTTTTTCAAGGAGGTCAAAGGCTCCAGGTTTGCGCGGTGGGATACCTGGGTGTATTCGCCGTTGTGTGTGGTGTTGGGGAGTGGATTGTTGGCAGTGGCCTGGATCTGA
- a CDS encoding ABC transporter substrate-binding protein: protein MKGFRRLLAAVLATCGLLASPVPVLAAQAPIHFADLNWESGSLITDILRIIVEKGYGLPTDTLPGTTITLETALANNDIQVIGEEWAGRSPVWVKAEAEGKVVSLGDTVKGATEGWWVPEYVIKGDPAKGIKPMAPDLRSVSDLPKYKDVFKDPEAPSKGRFLNSPIGWTSEVVNKQKLKAYGLDDSYVNFRSGSGAALDAEISSSIRRSKPVLFYYWSPTPLLGRFKLIQLEEPPFDAEAWKTLTDADNPNPQPTRSLPSKLSIGVSTPFQKQYPQIAEFFTKVDFPIEPLNKALAEMSEKHTAPRQAAEAFMKKHPDVWKAWVPKDVADKVSAELK from the coding sequence ATGAAAGGTTTTCGACGGTTGCTGGCTGCGGTCCTGGCCACTTGCGGTTTGTTGGCGTCACCCGTTCCGGTGTTGGCCGCCCAGGCGCCGATTCATTTCGCTGACTTGAACTGGGAAAGCGGCAGCCTGATCACCGATATCCTGCGGATCATTGTCGAAAAGGGCTACGGCCTGCCGACGGATACGTTGCCGGGCACCACCATCACCCTGGAAACCGCACTGGCCAACAATGACATTCAAGTCATTGGCGAAGAGTGGGCCGGGCGCAGCCCGGTGTGGGTCAAGGCCGAGGCCGAAGGCAAGGTCGTCAGTCTCGGCGATACGGTCAAGGGCGCCACCGAAGGCTGGTGGGTGCCGGAGTACGTGATCAAGGGCGACCCGGCCAAAGGCATCAAGCCGATGGCACCGGACCTGCGCAGTGTCAGCGACCTGCCCAAATACAAGGACGTGTTCAAAGACCCGGAAGCGCCGAGCAAGGGGCGGTTTCTCAACAGCCCCATCGGCTGGACGTCGGAAGTGGTCAACAAGCAGAAGCTCAAGGCCTATGGGCTGGACGACAGCTATGTGAATTTCCGCAGCGGTTCGGGGGCGGCACTGGATGCGGAGATCAGCTCGTCGATCCGCCGCAGCAAACCGGTATTGTTCTATTACTGGTCGCCGACGCCATTGCTCGGCCGTTTCAAACTGATCCAGCTGGAAGAGCCACCATTCGACGCCGAAGCCTGGAAAACCCTGACCGACGCCGACAACCCGAATCCACAGCCGACCCGTTCGCTGCCCTCGAAACTGTCCATTGGCGTGTCCACGCCGTTCCAGAAGCAGTATCCGCAGATCGCCGAGTTTTTCACCAAGGTCGATTTTCCCATTGAACCGTTGAACAAGGCGTTGGCCGAGATGAGTGAAAAGCACACCGCGCCGCGCCAGGCAGCAGAAGCGTTCATGAAGAAGCACCCGGACGTGTGGAAGGCCTGGGTGCCCAAGGATGTGGCCGACAAGGTGTCCGCCGAGTTGAAGTGA
- a CDS encoding response regulator transcription factor: MTRILTIEDDAVTAREIVAELSSHGLDVDWVDNGREGLERAVSGNYDLITLDRMLPELDGLAIVTTLRTMGVATPILMISALSDVDERVRGLRAGGDDYLTKPFATDEMAARVEVLLRRQNTGTAQATTLRVADLELNLISHEASRDGQLLTLLPTEYKLLEFLMRNTGQILSRMMIFEEVWGYHFDPGTNLIDVHIGRLRKKIDPPGNAPLIRTVRGSGYVIAEPV; this comes from the coding sequence ATGACCCGCATCTTGACCATCGAAGACGACGCCGTGACCGCCCGGGAAATCGTCGCCGAACTGAGCAGCCACGGACTCGATGTCGACTGGGTCGACAACGGTCGCGAAGGCCTGGAACGCGCGGTGAGCGGCAACTATGACCTGATCACCCTCGACCGCATGCTGCCCGAGCTTGATGGCCTGGCGATCGTCACCACGCTGCGGACCATGGGCGTGGCCACGCCGATCCTGATGATCAGCGCCCTCTCCGATGTCGATGAACGCGTGCGCGGCCTGCGGGCTGGCGGCGACGATTACCTGACCAAGCCTTTCGCCACTGATGAAATGGCTGCGCGCGTGGAAGTCCTGCTGCGCCGGCAGAACACCGGGACTGCGCAAGCCACCACGCTGCGGGTGGCGGATCTGGAGTTGAACCTGATCAGCCACGAAGCCAGCCGCGATGGTCAATTGCTCACGCTGCTGCCCACCGAATACAAGCTGCTGGAATTCCTGATGCGCAACACCGGGCAGATCCTGTCGCGGATGATGATTTTCGAAGAGGTCTGGGGTTATCACTTCGACCCCGGCACCAACCTGATCGACGTGCACATCGGCCGCCTGCGCAAAAAGATCGACCCACCTGGCAATGCCCCATTGATTCGAACCGTGCGAGGCTCGGGTTATGTCATTGCCGAACCCGTCTAA
- a CDS encoding monovalent cation/H+ antiporter subunit D, producing the protein MNAMTHLIAAPILLPLLTAAIMLMLGEKHRPLKAKINLFSSLLGLGISLLLLQWTQTTDVPGSIGVYLPGNWQVPFGLVLVVDRLSALMLVLTGIIGVSALLFAMARWDSAGSSFHALFQIQLMGLYGAFLTADLFNLFVFFEVLLAASYGLMLHGSGRARVSSGLHYISINLLASTLFLIGAALIYGVTGTLNMADLALKIPLVPEADRGLLHAGAGILAVAFLAKAGMWPLNFWLVPAYSSASAPVAAMFAIMTKVGIYTLLRLWTLLFSGQAGASAYFGGDWLIYGGMATIVCAAVAILAAQRLERMASLSILVSAGILLSAIGFAQPNLIGAALFYLVSSTLALSALFLLAELIERSRSANEIPLEDENEMLPRPLESLHPAKGVNLDDDQKAVVGQVIPWTMAFLGLSFIACALLIIGMPPLSGFIGKLSLLSALLNPMGLGNSGDAPISNAAWGLLALLILSGLASLVAFSRVGIQRFWTPAERPSPVLRRLECVPIFALLGLSVALTFQAEPLLRYTQAAANALNNPQQYVMAVLGTRAVPSPEARAALLEVQQ; encoded by the coding sequence ATGAATGCAATGACGCACCTGATCGCCGCGCCCATCCTGCTGCCGCTGCTGACCGCCGCGATCATGCTGATGCTCGGCGAGAAACACCGCCCGCTCAAAGCCAAGATCAATCTGTTCTCCAGCCTGCTGGGCCTGGGCATTTCGCTGTTGCTACTGCAATGGACGCAAACCACCGACGTGCCCGGCTCCATCGGCGTGTACCTGCCGGGCAACTGGCAAGTACCGTTTGGCCTGGTGCTGGTGGTCGATCGCCTGTCGGCGTTGATGCTGGTGCTGACCGGGATCATCGGCGTCAGCGCCCTGCTGTTCGCCATGGCCCGTTGGGACAGTGCCGGTTCGAGTTTCCATGCGCTGTTCCAGATTCAGTTGATGGGCCTGTATGGCGCGTTCCTGACGGCCGATCTGTTCAACCTGTTCGTGTTCTTCGAAGTGCTGCTCGCCGCGTCCTATGGCCTGATGCTGCACGGCTCCGGCCGGGCGCGGGTGTCGTCGGGGCTGCATTACATCTCGATCAACCTGCTGGCATCGACCCTGTTCCTGATCGGCGCGGCACTGATCTATGGCGTCACCGGCACCCTGAACATGGCTGACCTGGCGCTGAAAATCCCGCTGGTGCCAGAAGCCGATCGCGGGTTGCTGCACGCCGGTGCGGGGATTCTCGCGGTGGCTTTCCTGGCCAAGGCCGGGATGTGGCCGCTGAACTTCTGGCTGGTGCCGGCGTACTCCTCGGCAAGCGCGCCGGTAGCGGCGATGTTCGCGATCATGACCAAGGTCGGCATCTATACCTTGCTGCGCCTGTGGACGTTGCTGTTCTCCGGCCAGGCCGGAGCATCGGCGTATTTCGGCGGTGACTGGCTGATTTACGGCGGCATGGCGACCATCGTCTGCGCGGCCGTGGCGATCCTTGCCGCGCAACGTCTGGAACGCATGGCCAGCCTGAGCATTCTGGTGTCTGCAGGGATTCTGTTGTCGGCCATCGGTTTCGCTCAGCCCAATCTGATCGGCGCGGCATTGTTCTATCTGGTCAGCTCGACGTTGGCGTTGAGCGCGCTGTTCCTGCTGGCCGAGTTGATCGAACGCTCGCGCTCGGCCAACGAAATTCCGCTGGAGGATGAAAACGAGATGCTGCCACGGCCGCTGGAATCGTTGCATCCGGCCAAGGGCGTCAACCTCGACGACGACCAGAAAGCCGTGGTCGGCCAAGTGATTCCCTGGACCATGGCGTTCCTTGGCTTGAGCTTCATCGCCTGCGCGCTGTTGATCATCGGCATGCCGCCGCTGTCCGGGTTCATCGGCAAACTGAGCCTGCTCAGCGCCCTGCTCAACCCGATGGGCCTGGGCAACAGCGGTGACGCGCCGATCTCGAATGCGGCGTGGGGCTTGTTGGCGCTGCTGATTCTCTCGGGGTTGGCATCGCTGGTTGCTTTTTCGCGCGTGGGCATCCAGCGTTTCTGGACCCCGGCAGAACGGCCATCGCCAGTGCTGCGACGCCTTGAGTGCGTGCCGATTTTCGCCCTGCTGGGCCTGAGCGTTGCGCTGACGTTCCAGGCCGAACCACTGTTGCGCTACACCCAGGCCGCCGCCAATGCCTTGAACAACCCGCAGCAATACGTGATGGCCGTGCTCGGCACGCGCGCGGTGCCGAGTCCGGAAGCCCGGGCGGCGCTGCTGGAGGTGCAACAATGA